In Lacrimispora indolis DSM 755, a genomic segment contains:
- the allC gene encoding allantoate deiminase, translated as MDISVNEIKEMLDWMSSYGKNQTGGMTRLLYSKSWLEVQLALKEKFEQIGMETRFDEVGNLYGRIIGTEPESGTIATGSHVDTVVNGGNLDGQLGIFGGYLAVKNLLETYGRPKRNLEVISMAEEEGSRFPYVFWGSKNLFGLAKKEEVENLTDSQGIRFADAMHECGFDFKKDSGGSMDDVKAFIELHIEQGNTLEMEGKSVGVITGIVGQRRYNITLKGEANHAGTTLMKYRKDVIQVFSEIVYNSLIKARAIGDPLVLTFGKIEVKPNTVNVVPGEALFTMDCRHTDQALLISITTELEENMKQIAEKHGVEINIDLWMDEQPVPMNDEMIRLIEKVCRENGLNYRMMHSGAGHDSQIIAPRIPAGMLFVPSMKGISHNPAERTELPDLKQGIEALKSSLYELSYQ; from the coding sequence ATGGATATTTCCGTCAATGAGATCAAGGAAATGCTGGACTGGATGTCCTCTTATGGAAAAAACCAGACAGGAGGGATGACCAGGCTCCTTTATTCCAAGAGCTGGCTTGAGGTACAGCTGGCTTTAAAGGAGAAATTTGAGCAAATAGGCATGGAAACCAGATTTGATGAAGTGGGGAATTTATATGGAAGGATCATTGGAACGGAGCCGGAATCCGGAACCATTGCCACCGGTTCCCATGTGGATACGGTAGTGAACGGAGGGAATTTAGACGGCCAGCTTGGAATTTTCGGAGGATACTTAGCTGTAAAAAACCTGCTGGAAACCTATGGAAGGCCGAAAAGGAATCTGGAGGTCATTTCCATGGCAGAAGAGGAGGGAAGCAGATTTCCATATGTTTTCTGGGGGAGCAAGAACCTGTTTGGACTGGCTAAGAAGGAAGAAGTTGAAAATCTCACAGATTCACAAGGAATCAGATTTGCAGATGCCATGCATGAGTGCGGATTTGACTTTAAAAAAGATTCCGGCGGTTCCATGGATGATGTAAAGGCATTTATAGAGCTTCACATTGAGCAGGGGAATACTCTTGAGATGGAAGGAAAATCCGTAGGAGTGATCACCGGCATCGTAGGGCAGAGAAGATATAACATCACCTTAAAGGGTGAGGCCAATCATGCCGGTACGACTCTCATGAAATACAGGAAAGACGTAATCCAGGTATTTTCAGAGATCGTCTACAATTCCTTAATTAAAGCGAGAGCAATAGGTGATCCGCTGGTATTGACCTTTGGAAAAATTGAAGTCAAACCAAATACGGTGAATGTAGTTCCCGGGGAAGCTCTGTTTACCATGGACTGCCGCCATACGGATCAGGCACTTTTAATAAGCATTACGACTGAGCTGGAAGAGAACATGAAGCAGATCGCAGAAAAGCATGGGGTGGAAATAAATATCGACTTATGGATGGATGAGCAGCCTGTTCCCATGAATGACGAAATGATCCGGCTCATTGAGAAGGTCTGCAGGGAAAATGGACTGAATTACCGGATGATGCACAGCGGTGCGGGCCATGATTCTCAGATCATAGCGCCCAGGATTCCTGCCGGAATGCTCTTTGTCCCAAGCATGAAAGGGATCAGCCATAATCCGGCGGAACGGACGGAGCTGCCGGATTTGAAACAGGGAATAGAAGCTTTAAAGTCATCTCTATATGAATTATCATATCAATAG
- the tnpC gene encoding IS66 family transposase produces the protein MDNKEAYIMHLENTIQDLQNQISNLNEIVLFLRKEKFGSSSEKTPKEEIDGQLSLFNEAEMEADASLPEPIVKDVKGYKRKNTKTKREELIKDLPIREVPCTLPEDEQFCDQCGTLLKVLGTQVLREELEYIPAKLRIVRYIQTVYECSKCKRSEHPYIVKAETPTSLMNHSLASASSVANVMYQKYVNSIPLYRQEKDWEQLGIALSRATMANWIIRCSDDYFKPIIDHLQQKLLERDVIHCDETPVQVLKEEGKKPQTKSYMWLYCTGNDGKEPIVLYDYQPSRNGDNAVNFLKNFKGYVHSDGYSGYNKLSGITRCGCWAHLRRKFVEAISTKKAEGASLTQAEIGRDYCNQLFKIEEGLKDLTTEERLSKRLELEKPVLEAFWCWLDNLNYLKGSALGKAVVYAKNQKPNMENYLLDGRCSISNNAAENAIRPFTVGRKNWLFADTPKGANASAAVYSIVETAKANGLNVYTYLEYLLLYMPDTDWRNHPELLDDLMPWSADVQSECKR, from the coding sequence ATGGACAATAAAGAGGCTTATATCATGCACCTCGAAAACACAATACAAGACCTACAGAATCAGATAAGCAACTTAAATGAAATAGTCCTGTTTCTCCGTAAAGAGAAGTTTGGTTCTTCCAGTGAAAAAACTCCAAAGGAAGAAATCGATGGTCAGCTTTCTTTATTCAACGAAGCTGAAATGGAAGCAGATGCTTCTCTTCCTGAGCCTATAGTAAAGGACGTCAAAGGTTATAAACGTAAAAATACAAAAACCAAACGCGAAGAACTGATCAAAGATCTTCCTATAAGAGAAGTTCCGTGTACACTACCAGAAGATGAGCAGTTCTGTGATCAGTGTGGTACACTATTAAAAGTACTTGGTACACAGGTTCTGCGTGAAGAGCTGGAATACATTCCGGCAAAACTTCGGATCGTCAGGTACATACAGACTGTTTATGAATGTTCGAAATGTAAGCGCTCTGAGCATCCATATATTGTGAAGGCAGAAACTCCAACATCACTTATGAATCATTCCCTTGCATCTGCGAGTTCCGTGGCAAATGTCATGTACCAAAAGTATGTCAATAGCATCCCTCTTTACCGACAGGAAAAGGATTGGGAACAGCTGGGGATTGCTCTAAGCAGAGCAACTATGGCTAACTGGATTATTCGATGCTCGGATGACTATTTTAAACCAATCATCGACCACCTTCAGCAAAAGCTGTTGGAACGCGATGTTATCCATTGCGATGAAACGCCTGTCCAAGTCCTTAAGGAGGAGGGTAAGAAACCACAGACGAAATCTTACATGTGGTTATACTGTACCGGTAATGATGGAAAAGAACCAATTGTTCTTTACGATTACCAGCCTTCCCGAAACGGGGACAATGCAGTAAACTTCCTGAAGAACTTCAAAGGGTATGTCCATTCAGATGGATACTCCGGATACAACAAACTTTCCGGAATAACCCGTTGCGGCTGTTGGGCTCACCTACGAAGAAAATTTGTAGAAGCCATCTCTACAAAGAAAGCCGAGGGGGCTTCATTGACTCAGGCTGAAATCGGAAGGGATTACTGCAATCAGCTTTTTAAAATCGAAGAAGGATTAAAAGATCTTACCACAGAAGAACGATTAAGCAAGCGTCTTGAACTAGAAAAACCAGTTCTTGAGGCCTTTTGGTGTTGGCTTGATAACCTTAATTATCTCAAGGGATCTGCCCTTGGAAAGGCAGTTGTCTATGCAAAGAACCAGAAACCTAACATGGAGAATTATCTTCTTGATGGGAGATGTTCCATTTCAAACAATGCAGCTGAAAATGCCATTCGTCCATTTACCGTGGGGCGAAAAAACTGGCTGTTCGCAGACACTCCAAAAGGAGCGAATGCGTCTGCTGCTGTATACAGTATCGTCGAGACCGCAAAAGCAAATGGTCTTAATGTATATACCTACTTAGAGTATTTATTACTTTACATGCCTGACACTGATTGGCGAAACCATCCAGAATTACTTGATGATCTGATGCCGTGGTCAGCGGATGTACAAAGTGAATGTAAGAGGTAA
- a CDS encoding MFS transporter, producing the protein MGDQSLTKQLPKDYWKTIVFTFCLGWVVIWIYRSMLSPIYTEIQGTVGQHSNTAMGLIASCYFFGYTSLQIPSGFLVDRFGQKKVLIPGFLLFALGAFSIAMSKSLHTIYIGSVCAGIGCGTYYGAAFSLTAEHVPPEKKGISTAIVNSGSALGLILGMTGSSFIVKTLHLPWQTMVTISASLIVLLVIWFAIAIKDRGRHHAVQRTDSKKAEEVDSGTEKKASLLSLNMISCYILYFSTCYAYYLIVTWLPKFLESERGITGGMIGLVVSMISVTAVPGALFFAGLSDKFRGKKALIIIGLELSAFVLVALSMSMPNALSLTVILLLYGFLGKMAVDPVLISYVSDRANKKNMATTLGLFNFFGMSSSIIAPAVTGFIIDKTGSGTAGFYIGALLLILGTILFLIFNARTFFSKAK; encoded by the coding sequence ATGGGAGATCAAAGTTTAACAAAACAATTGCCAAAGGATTATTGGAAAACAATCGTATTTACTTTCTGCTTGGGCTGGGTGGTCATCTGGATCTACCGTTCCATGCTGTCGCCCATCTATACGGAGATACAGGGGACGGTGGGACAGCATTCCAATACGGCTATGGGGCTTATTGCAAGCTGTTATTTCTTTGGATATACGTCGTTGCAGATTCCATCCGGGTTCTTAGTTGACAGATTCGGACAGAAAAAGGTTCTCATACCGGGATTTCTCCTCTTTGCGTTAGGAGCCTTCAGCATTGCCATGTCAAAGTCCCTTCATACGATTTACATAGGCAGCGTTTGCGCCGGTATCGGCTGCGGAACTTATTATGGAGCTGCGTTTTCCTTAACTGCGGAACACGTGCCGCCTGAGAAAAAGGGTATCTCCACGGCCATCGTCAACAGCGGTTCTGCACTGGGCCTGATCCTTGGAATGACAGGTTCCAGCTTTATTGTTAAGACCTTGCATCTGCCCTGGCAGACAATGGTGACCATATCAGCTAGCTTAATCGTGCTTTTGGTTATCTGGTTTGCCATTGCAATCAAGGACAGAGGAAGACACCATGCAGTTCAAAGAACAGACAGCAAAAAGGCAGAAGAGGTGGATTCCGGAACCGAGAAAAAGGCTTCCTTACTTTCTCTTAACATGATTTCCTGCTACATATTGTATTTTTCCACCTGCTACGCCTATTATCTCATTGTGACCTGGCTTCCTAAATTCCTGGAGTCAGAAAGAGGGATCACCGGCGGAATGATTGGCCTGGTGGTTTCCATGATATCTGTTACAGCAGTACCTGGAGCGCTGTTTTTTGCAGGCTTATCCGATAAGTTCAGAGGGAAAAAGGCGCTGATCATCATTGGCCTGGAACTGTCCGCCTTCGTGCTGGTGGCCTTATCCATGTCAATGCCAAATGCATTATCCTTAACCGTCATTTTGCTGCTTTATGGGTTCCTGGGCAAGATGGCTGTTGATCCGGTTCTGATCTCTTATGTGTCAGACAGAGCCAACAAAAAGAACATGGCAACCACCCTGGGGCTGTTTAACTTTTTCGGAATGTCCTCATCCATTATCGCACCGGCGGTAACAGGATTTATTATTGATAAAACAGGATCAGGCACCGCAGGATTTTATATCGGAGCATTGCTTCTTATTCTGGGAACCATACTATTCCTGATATTTAATGCAAGGACATTTTTCAGTAAGGCAAAATAA
- a CDS encoding MATE family efflux transporter, whose product MNATRDLINGNETKAMINFAIPMIIGNIFQQLYNVADTVIVGKFIGSNALAAVGSSFSVMVLLTSIIIGFCMGSSVVFSLIFGANEIDKLKNYFFTAFIFIGIVTIIINLCSIIFIDKILTLINIPQEVLEDSRTYLEIIFYGISFTYIYNYFSAAMRSIGNSVVPLVFLILSAVINIVLDIIFVVPLQMGIAGAAYATIIAQGFSGIGIAVFCILRVPLIRLKRKHLYLNKSVVKRISNFSILSSIQYSVMNFGILMIQSLVNSFGVSAMAAFAAVVKIESFAYMPVQDFGNAFSTFIAQNIGAGKQKRIYTGIRSAVKIITIYCALISVLILVFAKPLMYIFINKNETEILGIGVQYLFIVAGFYCLIGYLFMFYGLFRGIGKPGVSIILTVVSLGIRVILAYALSSVSRIGIVGIWWAIPIGWAVADVIGAILIRHYYVNNG is encoded by the coding sequence ATGAATGCTACAAGAGATCTGATCAACGGCAATGAAACAAAGGCCATGATAAACTTCGCCATCCCCATGATCATCGGCAATATATTTCAGCAATTATATAATGTTGCCGATACGGTTATTGTGGGAAAGTTCATCGGCTCCAATGCTCTTGCTGCGGTAGGCAGTTCGTTTTCCGTTATGGTTTTATTAACTTCCATCATCATTGGATTCTGCATGGGCAGCAGCGTGGTATTTTCTTTGATTTTTGGCGCAAACGAAATAGACAAGCTGAAAAATTATTTCTTCACTGCTTTTATTTTTATTGGAATCGTTACAATAATCATCAATCTATGCTCTATCATTTTTATTGATAAAATTTTAACCTTGATCAATATTCCCCAGGAGGTTTTAGAGGACTCAAGGACTTATTTGGAGATCATTTTTTATGGAATCAGCTTTACCTATATTTACAATTACTTTAGTGCTGCCATGAGGAGTATCGGCAATTCCGTGGTGCCGCTTGTTTTTCTTATCTTATCTGCTGTTATTAATATCGTATTGGATATCATATTTGTTGTTCCCCTTCAGATGGGGATCGCCGGCGCAGCCTATGCCACAATCATTGCACAAGGCTTTTCAGGTATTGGTATTGCTGTTTTTTGTATACTGCGAGTTCCTCTAATCCGCCTTAAACGGAAACATTTGTATTTAAATAAAAGTGTTGTAAAGAGAATTTCTAATTTCTCCATACTCTCCAGCATCCAGTATTCGGTTATGAATTTCGGAATATTAATGATACAGAGTCTGGTAAACAGCTTTGGTGTGTCTGCAATGGCGGCCTTTGCAGCAGTTGTTAAAATAGAAAGCTTTGCTTATATGCCTGTGCAGGATTTCGGCAATGCATTTTCTACTTTTATTGCTCAAAATATAGGGGCTGGAAAACAAAAGCGTATTTACACAGGAATACGCTCTGCAGTGAAAATAATAACCATTTACTGTGCTTTGATCTCCGTTCTTATATTGGTGTTTGCAAAGCCTCTGATGTACATTTTTATTAATAAAAATGAAACAGAGATATTGGGGATTGGAGTACAATATCTTTTCATTGTAGCCGGTTTTTATTGCCTGATCGGGTATTTATTTATGTTTTACGGACTGTTCCGGGGAATTGGAAAGCCAGGAGTGTCCATCATACTTACTGTTGTAAGCCTTGGCATCAGGGTTATCCTGGCTTATGCCCTCTCCTCTGTGAGCCGGATCGGAATTGTCGGGATATGGTGGGCGATTCCTATTGGTTGGGCGGTTGCAGATGTGATTGGTGCTATTTTAATCAGGCATTATTATGTAAACAATGGTTGA
- a CDS encoding IS110 family transposase — MQKRENLLYVGIDLHKETHTAVMVNCWNEKLEVVVIENKPSEFKKLAEKVNRKSSILGLNPIYGLENAYGYGRSLAVWLIENGYIVKDINPALAYDQRKSAPMYRKNDEYDAYCVATVLINQLHTLPDAKPKDNEWTLAQLVNRRDLLVKDGIRFKNGLHEQISMAYPSYSKFFSEIDGKCAMYFWKTYPSPVHLQEKTAEELTMEFKEISRITKKDKAELILDCVQNDGNTFREYQESRDFITTSLVRDLEHQKEELAGLDKEIEKILLSFDYKLTSMPGIGTSIASKLIAEIGDIRRFSNADKLARFAGVAHVKFSSAGKGKEQSSRQGNRQLHGLFYFLAVTMVSRPKNGAPNHPVFYDYYMRKIGEGKTKSQALVCIMRRLVNIVYGIMKNKTEYREPLPEKE; from the coding sequence TTGCAGAAAAGAGAAAATTTGCTTTATGTAGGGATTGACCTGCATAAGGAAACACATACCGCAGTGATGGTAAACTGCTGGAATGAAAAGTTAGAGGTTGTTGTGATAGAAAACAAGCCCAGTGAATTTAAAAAGCTGGCAGAAAAGGTGAACAGAAAATCCAGTATTCTTGGATTAAATCCCATTTATGGGCTAGAGAATGCTTACGGTTATGGAAGAAGCTTAGCTGTTTGGCTCATTGAAAATGGTTACATTGTAAAAGACATCAATCCTGCCCTGGCTTATGACCAGAGAAAAAGTGCACCCATGTACCGAAAAAATGATGAGTATGATGCGTATTGTGTGGCAACGGTTCTGATTAATCAGTTACATACTTTGCCGGATGCAAAGCCGAAAGATAACGAATGGACACTGGCTCAACTGGTGAATCGAAGAGATTTATTGGTGAAAGATGGTATCCGTTTTAAAAATGGACTCCATGAGCAGATATCCATGGCATATCCCAGTTACAGTAAATTTTTCAGCGAGATAGACGGGAAATGTGCGATGTATTTCTGGAAGACCTACCCGTCCCCTGTCCATTTGCAGGAAAAAACAGCAGAAGAACTAACAATGGAATTTAAAGAAATATCTCGTATTACCAAAAAAGATAAAGCAGAGTTGATTCTGGATTGTGTTCAGAATGATGGAAATACCTTTCGGGAATATCAGGAATCCAGAGACTTTATCACAACAAGTCTGGTAAGAGACTTGGAACATCAGAAAGAAGAATTGGCAGGGCTTGATAAAGAAATCGAGAAAATCCTGCTTAGTTTTGATTACAAACTGACCAGTATGCCGGGAATAGGAACTTCTATTGCCAGTAAGCTGATTGCAGAAATCGGAGATATCCGAAGATTTTCCAATGCTGATAAGCTGGCAAGATTCGCAGGAGTGGCTCATGTAAAGTTCAGTTCCGCTGGAAAAGGCAAGGAGCAAAGCTCCAGACAGGGAAACCGCCAGTTGCATGGACTGTTTTATTTCCTGGCGGTAACCATGGTGTCCAGACCAAAGAACGGAGCACCCAATCATCCGGTATTTTATGACTATTATATGCGGAAAATCGGTGAAGGTAAGACAAAGTCTCAGGCACTGGTCTGCATCATGCGCCGATTGGTGAACATAGTGTACGGAATTATGAAAAATAAGACAGAATACCGGGAACCACTGCCAGAAAAAGAATAG